CGGAAACAGACTTTCCCCGAAAGTGGGTGAGGAATTTACCGATTTAAATCAGGGAACAATAACAACGACCTACAGGTTTGAAGTACCTGAATCGATTGTAAGGTTCCTGCACCCTGATGATGAAGCCCGATTTTTGGGATGGGCGTCATATAACCTGACACCTGAATATCAACAGGGAAGATGGTGGAAACAATGGTTTGGATTAGGAGTTTCAGTTCCAATATGGAATAATGTGAGCCTTTGGGCACAGGGAAACCTCTATCCAGATTCATCACAGACAACAGCTGGTGATCCTGATTTTACATATGGATTCGGTTACTACGACTGGTCTCCCGGAGGATTTATTCTTGCCTTTAGCAGTTATGCTCCTAACGGTTTTCCGTGGGGAGATAGTAACAAAAAAGGGGACTTCATGGATGGAAGTGTATTTTTCGGATATAATCTTGATCTTGAGTCCATCTGGAATTTTTTCGCAGGCAAACCGAGTCTAACAAAATCAAAGCCAAGCAAAGCCCGTCCACCATGGGGACCGGGCTATATGGAATGGTGAGGATTAAATGAAACAACAGAATAAACTTGCCAGACTATTGCAAGTAACCGCACTTGTTACGGTATTATTTGCCCTGTGCGGGTGTAAACTGCATTCACGCTCAGCAAGTAGTGATGATATTTTCACATTCAAAATCGCTTCCGCGGAACCTTCTCCCAGACATGCCGTCGCAACAGGTAGCTTTTGGGAGCAAGAATCCCCTGCGGTTCTGTCTGAAAAAGATATGAACAGCGCAAAACAAGCATGGGCTTATTTCGAGCGCACAATATTTCCAGAAACCGGCCTACCTCAGGGAGCTGTCGGCAGCGACACCCTGACCATGCACAATATAGCCGGATACCTAGCAGCACTGACATGTGCTAAAAGGCTGGAAATAATAGATAGCATCTCTTTTCACACTCGCATGACCAAATTAGTTACATGGCTGAATTCCATGCAATTAAACTCAATGGGTACTCCCAATACTTTTTATAATGCTCGCACCGGGCAGATGATCCAAAATAATGGACAGCAAGGTGAGGATGGACATTCTGCAATCGACATTGGTCGCATGCTCATCTGGTTGCGCATTGTCCGTAACGAATACCCTACCCATGCCGCAGCAATAGACAGAGCGGTACTGCGCTGGAATTTCAGAAGATTGCTTGATGCCGAGGGACTCCTTTACGGAGCATATAAAGATAATTCAGGGCAACTTAATTCTTATAGGCAAGGCCGCTTAGGCCCATTACAATATGCGGCAAAAGGTTTTGCTTTATGGGGTTTCAATGTGAAAGCCTCTATGCGCACTGACCATTATTCGATGGTGACAATTAATGGAATTCTACTTCCATTTGATAACCGTCCTATCAAAGAAGCCGGACTCCCCCGCTCACAAGGTGAACCCTTTCAGATTGGAGCAGTTGTAACTGGCAGTAGCTTGCTTGGCGGAATGGAAATGGGATGGACATCCCCAGTCTACGAAATGGAAAACAATCTATGGCCTGAAGATGATACTTCCCGCCAACTTGCATCGGCATCTTTTGAAGTTCAACAATCCCGATACGAAGTAGAAGGACTACTGACAGCACGAACAGATCACAATCTTGATCACCCTCCATATTTTGTAATAGATTCAGTATTTGCTCTCGGGGAACCTTTTGCCACCATAGATAAATCAGGAAAGAGCCACCCCGAACAAGCGTGTGTTTCCACTGGAGCCACATTCCTACTTTGGGCCATGTTCAATACTCCATATACCGACCTGCTCATGAACGCAGTTCCTGATATGTTTGACAGTTACGGCGGATGGTATGCTGGTTATTACGAAGACAGTGGAATAGCGAACAAATCCATTTCATTAAATGACAATGCCGCCATCCTGGAAGCACTTGCTTTCGTCCATTCAGGCATACTTTATAGAGATTCAACCACACCCGGCTATTGGGAGCTTACTCTTAAAAACGAATCCTTTGAATCACAGGGACTTCCACCGTCGAAATTCCAAATTGAATTTCAACCACTGCTACCTTTGGCAAAAGCGGAGCCGATGCCATGAGAATAAAATTCATAAAATTAATTTCAACGGTTATGCTTCTCGCACTTGTAATTTCTGGTTTTTCAGCCATGTTTCCCGCAAATTCAGAAGCTGATTTCAAGCCAGCGGTTAAGCAGGTTCCAAGGCAAGGTCCGCTCACACCTAGAGAGCAAAAATGGGCAGAAACCGCATGGGATTACTTTAAAAACAATGTTAACCAGCAAACCGGACTCGCGGGAGCACAGCCGAACTACTCCCCTTTCACAATGTGGGATCTTTCAGCACATATAGCCGCAGTTGTTGCAGCCAAAGAGCTTGGAATTATTGACAGCAAAGATTTTGATTCGCGCATTAGAAAAATTGTTTCATGGCTGAATGTCATGGAACTTTTCAGAGGCGACCTGCCCAACCAATTTTACAGTGCGGACAACGGCGCAATGGTAGACTGGTCGAATCAACCTGGCGCACTGGGATGGTCAGCTCTAGATTTAGGCAGACTGCTTACGTGGCTGAAAATTCTAAAAGAACGCTACCCTGAATATGCAGAACAAATTGATAAATCGGTTATGCGCTGGAACTGGTCCAAGCTTATGGACCGTCAAGGTATTATGTTCGGGGCAAGTTACTATCAAAGGGACGCAAACAACCTGATCCACTACGCTGAAGGGCGGCTTGGATATGAAGAATATGCGGCCAGAGGATTCGGACTTTGGGGAGCAAACACAAAGACTGCTTCCAAAATTGATCCTTACTCCACCATAACCATCTACGGAGTTCCAGTTCCTTTCGATGCTCGGGACCCTGAAAATGAACATGCACCGAACTTTGTAGTGACAGAAAATTACGTTCTTGACGGGATTGAACATAACTGGGACCTACCCGGCGATCGTAATACCAATGTGAACCGCCACAGCGATCCCATGCAGGCTAAATTTGCTTGGAATGTATATAAAGCTCAAGAATCACGTTTTCTAAATACTGGAATACTTACTGCCAAAACTGAGGACGCGGTAGATAAGGCACCCTACTTTATCTACGACACAATTCTCGGACAAGGAATCCCGTGGGCAACTTTAAGCCACGAAGGAACCCCAATGCCGGAACTCTCCAGCCTAAACACTAAAGCAGCTCTTGGATTATGGGTTCTATTCAAATCTGATTATACTGACCTTTTGGCAGAGGTTGCCTCCACCATGTACGAACCGGGTAAAGGTTTCTACGTAGGACGTTATGAAAAAACAGGAAAACTTAATCATGCCATTACCCTGAACGGAAATGGTGTAATCCTCGAAATATTACTCTACAAAACTCAAGGAAAGTTGCTGAAATATAGTGATAGCAAAAGTTACTGGGATAAATTCTTTAAAAGTAACTCTCTGCCATCTAAAGCACTGCCACCGTGGAAATATCAACCTTACATAACCATACACAAATATGACCCTTGATGGAGATTTCATGATTCATCGTAAAGCCGCAATATTTCTAATTATGCTCTTTCTGCTTCCAATGCAGGCAGGGTGCGGCGCTATTTATGAAAATATAAAATGTGGGTTTTCTTCTCCTTATGATGAAAACGAACTCGTGCTGACGCAATGTAATATACTGTCCGATAGAGGACAGCTCTTTGCGGAAGTAGCGTGGACATATTTTGAAAAAAACTACAATACTGGAACCGGGCTGGTAAACGCGGCCGAAAACTATCCTTACACTTCCGTTGGAGAAATTGCGGCCTATCTTTCCGCCATGATTTCAGCGCATCGCATGAATATTCTGGATGAAAGATCTTTCTGCCAACGGGTAACTAAACTGATTGAATGGCTTAATGCCATGGAGCTTTATGCCGGAGAATTACCCAACCTGATTTACAATACCAATACAGGACGCATGGTCGGGTTTGACATGAAACCGGGTTCAGCCGGATTTTCCGCACTGGACATAGGACGGTTACTCACATGGCTAAAAGTTTTAAAATCAGAATACCCACTTTTTGCGGAAGGTATAGACCGCGCAGTATTGCGTTGGAATTTTTGTCTTGCCATATCAAGTGATGACACACTTCGAAGCGGGCGCACTGTAAACGGAAAAACAGAATTTATTTACGAAGGCAGGCTTGGCTGGGAAGCATACGCCGCAAGAGGATATGAATTATGGGGACTTAATGTCCGCTCTTCTGTGCCGTCTCCACTTCGCTATATAGAAATTTACGGATACAAAATGCCATATGATCCCCGGAGTTCTATCTCCACGGGAGTACCAGTATATCTAACATCCACACCTTTTTTACTTGAAGGTATGGAGTTCGGATTCTCTGATACTGGAATGCCGGAAGGTCACCCAACAGGAGATGACTCTCTTGAAAGATCGGAAATAGCTAATGGCGTTTATAAAATCCAAGAAGAACGCTATCGCCGCGAGGGCATAATGACTGCCAGAAGTGAAAACGGCGTAGATAAACCACCATACGCAGTCATCGGAACCATCACGGCAGAAGGAAAGCTCTGGCCGACCATTTCACGATCAGGAGAAATGAATTATGATCTGGCTGTTTTTTCGACCCGTGCAATTTTCGGGATGTGGTCGCTGTGGGACACAGAATACACAAACTTCATCATGGCTGCGGCAGCCTGCTGTTTCTTTGAGGAAGGACGAGGATGGCTTGAAGGACGATATGAAAAAAATTGGAGAATCAATAGGGTCATTGTGCTTGAAACAAATGCCATGGTTCTGGAATCTTTGCTTCATAAGCTTACAGGTCCGCTAGTGAGGGTTACTAAAGAACCAAGTTTCATTGATTTTTACATCCGCAAGGAACTACCAATGAGTGATTATCCTAGATGTTTACCGGGCAGAGAAAGAGAGGATTCATAACATGAAATCTTTCCGCATTCTGACAATAACCTTCGCTATATGCTTGATGAGTGCAATTTCAGCAATGGCAGCTTTCGACGGACTGGGCCAGCTAGTTTCCAGCCCGACATTTGCTGAAGCGGTTGCCCTCTATAAAAATGGAAAATTTGAGCCATCAGCCATGATTTTACAAGATCTTGCTGAAAATATGAGAGGACTCTCGCCGGAAGTTAGCGGAATAGTCTTCGTAATGGCCAGCCGCGCAGCAGAAAACTCCGGAAACGCAAGAGCCTACGAATCTTGGGGGATGGCCACAGCTCGCTTTGCGAGAGCCGGAATGTCGTGGAATGAAGTCCGAAAAAACCTAGATCAACAACTTGAAATGGCTAGACTCGGGGCCGCCGGACCTGCGGCGGTAGGAGCAGGACAATCGCCCGGATTTGCTGGCCCGGCAGTAAGTCTTCCGCCAGAAGCAGGACGTATGGCTACAGCGTGGGAATTGTTCGGTCTAAAAAACTACATTAGACCCTCCACCGGACTGCGCAGAGAAAAAACAGCCGATCAAATATGGAACAACATGGGTGATGCAGGACAAGGCCCTGTTACAGTTATTCCTTATTCTGAAGGAGTATGGGGACAAGCTTCGACTAACAGTCCACAACCGAATCTAAACATATCCGGCAGAACCAATCTGCCAATTGTAAAAAAGACCGCAGTGCCCAGAAATCACAGCTCAGCCGCAGCAGCCGCGACAATAGCGGCGGCCAACGATTCAACAAACTCGAAACCCGAATTAAATGAGACCTACCGTGATGCAGCTAGACTCGCATGGAGCTATTTCCAGCGAAATTACCAATCTTCAACAGGATTATACAACGGGCTGGATCTATACTCAGTTACCACAGTCTGGGAAATTGGATCTTCACTTGCCGCACTTAACGCCGCCTATGAATTAGAACTTATAAGTGGTGATGAATTTAAGCAGCGTGCAGGATTAATGCTTCAAACGCTATCATCCATGGATCTGTATAACGACGAATTGCCGAATAAGCTGTATTTTGCCGAGTCAGCAAGAATGATTGGTGAAGATCAAAAGCCAACTTCATCTGGCATTGGGTGGGTCGGCCCAGATGTAGCAAGATTATTGTTATGGCTCAAAAAAACAGCAATACTACATCCAGAATTTAAACCTGCCATAGAAAATATTTTTAATAGAATGCGCACAGAGAGGCTCGTCACAAACGGGTTGATCTACAGCATGAATGTTTATGCAGGAAAGGAAATTACAACGGTTGTAAATGGGTTCGGTCATGGCTCTTATGCAGCTGAAAGCTTAAAAGTTTGGGGCCTCAACGCATGGTCTTCAAGTGATTACCGCAAAACTCTAGGTTACAAAAACATGCTGGGAGTAAAGGTTCCATATGATAAATCTGTAAAATCTCTCCTTTCTTCAAAACCCTTTGTGTTAACCCTTATGGAATTTGGAAAAACAGGAAACGAACAAGATAAACTTATAAGGCGCATCTATGAAGTACAGAAAGCTCGCTACAATAAAACAAAAACAATTACCTGTGTAAGCGATGGAAGGCTGGACCGCGCTCCGTGGTTTGCTACCAGTGCAATAATAGCAAAAAACGGTAAAAAAACGTGGCAATGTATTAGCCCGTATTCCGATAAACCTATTAATCTATTCTGGTCATCGACCGCCATGGCTTTCGGATGGGACGCTCTATACAACACGGCCTACACACGCATGCTAATCGAAAACCTATCCCCTCTTAGTGAGCAAGGTAAGGGTTTTTATTCTGGGAAGTATGACACAGCAGGTGCAAACAAAGCCATCACACTCGAGACCAATGCTCTAATTCTTGAAGCCGCCATGTACAGAAAAATGTCCGGAACTATCACGCCTACGCCAATTAAAAATCGGAAATAGGGAGAACTGCCATGAAATTCATTAAAATTCTAATCCTTGCAGCTATTTTAAGCCTAGCCGCGGCCTGCGCGAAAACCCCTACCCCCGAAAATCCGGCATTACTTACAATTTTTGGCGACGTTAACCGCGTCTTTAGCGAGAACAGCAAAGACCTTGGAACATTGAATGACTTTATGTCTATCCATCCTGAAATTAAAGTTAAAGTTATCCCCGAATATGATGAATGGCAAATCCATGAAAAATCTATGAAAATAATGAAAGATCCTGCGGCAGAACAACCAGACATAATAGAAATGCCGGGTAGCTGGGTTGCGGATTTTACACATGACAATCTTCTTCTACCAATCGGATCATGGTTCAACAAGCTCTCACCCACTGATCGTTCTGACTATCTGAAACCACTTATTGCCGGATACTCCAAAGACGATGAACTTTACGGTCTTCCGGCTCTAGTCGGATTACAATATCTATACGCCCGCAAGGACCTCCTCCCTGAATCAGGAGTACCACACACACTTGATGAACTGATCGCTACTTCTAGATTTATAAAAGAGAAGTTCGGGATTCAAGGCATTATATTCCCATCTAAAGGTCTTAACCTTTATAAATTTTACTACACTCTACTTCAAATTGAGCTACATGGACAAAAATCGGCAAACAGGCTTGAAGCTCACACATCAGCTTACAAAAATTTTACTATACTGGTGAGGGAAAATCAGCCCGACTACGATAAATATGACCATACCACTGCTGAGGGAGAATTTCGCTCAGGACGCGCAGGATTATCTATAAACGGTAACTATGTATGGTTCCTTTTAAGCCAAAGCGCTGAAGTGGGCTTTCCAGTTCACCCGAAAGATGTGCTTGTAGACTTTCTGCCCGTTGCTAACGAATCAGACCGTAAACAGAACTATATCTGGACCAGAGGGTATGCCGTTAACAATAGAACCAAGCACCCAGAACAGGCACTACAGCTATTGAAGTTCCTTACTTCTCAACGCTCTGACTTCTACCGCCTAAAAAACAAATACATACTCCCTGCCCGCAAATCCGCCGCCGTATACGGAGCAAATCTTCCAGCCATGAGCCCTAAACCGGCACAAGCCATGTATGAACAAGGCGAACAGGCTCCGGAAATAGTCAAAGTCAATCAATCTACTCCCGGATGGTACGGAGCAGCCAGCGCAACTCTTGAACTTTTAAAAGAGTCTCTAGCTAAAGACATTGCACCTGAATCCGTAGCTGAAAGAATGATACAGATCGAGAATGGTCTTGCAAATAAATAAGGAGCTGTCATGAATGACAAAGCCAAACACATAGACCTTGCATTATGGGCAATAATGTTACTTGCCACGATCCTGAGGCTTTACTCCATCGGTGATGAAAGTCTTTGGATAGACGAAGGACAGACCGTTGCTTATGCAACAAAATCCTTCAGCGGTATCATTGAATACTGCGCTCGAGACGTTCACCCTCCGCTCTACCTTTTCATCATGCACATATGGACCGAGCTTTTCGGAATATCTGAAACAGCTCTACGACTACCCTCCGCAATCTTCGGAGTTATTGCCGTCTTCTTGACTTTCAAGGTCGGCGAAAAACTCATGAGTAGAAACGCCGCACTGCTTGGAGCTCTTTTCCTTGCAGTCTCATATATGGGTATAAATTTCTCGCAAGAAGCTCGCAGCTACACCATACTACTTAGTGCAATTTTACTTGCCTGCCACGGACTGCTTCTTTTTATAGATAATCCAAGTCGCAAAAACTTTTTATACTACGCTGCAAGCATCGCCCTGATGCTTTACATCCATACTTTCACAGCCTTTATAATTTTATTTCATCAATTATACTTCATAACTAAGTTTACAATCACCCCGGGTCAGCGAATTAAACGACTGGTCGGTTGGATAAGTGTAAATGTTGCGGCACTCATAATTTTCAGTCCGTGGCTGTACTTTCTAGTCAAACAGGTTTTAGCCAAGCTGGGTGGGGAAGGCCCGGGATCATGGGTTCCTGCCCCTGATCTATTCACAGCATGGCGAACATTCGTACAGCTAGCAGGTGGAACCGCACCACTTGCAGCAGTAGCATTCGCTCTAATTCTCTGCCTGATCTCCATCATAATCCCGTCACTTCGACGTATGGTAAAAGACTCCATCCAAAACCAGACAAACAATTCCATGACCGGACTTTTCCTAGGATTATGGTTTACCTGCGCGGTTGCCACTCCCTTCGTATTTTCTCTAATTCTCTCGCCAATTTATGTAGAACGTTATGCGATCCAATTCTTACCCGGATTCTGCCTGTTTGTAGGACTTGTCATAACTCGTATAGCTCCACCAGCACTCAAAGTAGCTGCCCTATGCCTTTTTCTCACGGCCACAACGCATGGATTGTGGCTCTACTACTCATCATATGACAAAGAGCAGTGGCGGGAAGTTGCACAATACGTCAAAGAAAATGTAAAGCCCGGTGAAGCTTTGGTCCTCAGCGCTCCATGGATATATGAACCTTTCGTGTATTACTTCGGAGATGACGGAGATCCTAAAATAATCCCTGCTTTCAGTCATGTAGATTTAAAAAAAGAAACCCAAAATTTTGATAATATATGGCTCATTCAGGCCCATGAATTCTTTTCAGACCCCGATGGACAAGTGCCTGCTTTTCTTTCAGAAAGACGGTTAATAAAGAAGCATAAAGACTTTAAAGAAGGAATTAAAACCAACCCGATATTAGTTCACTTCCAGTCAATCCGAGTAACCAAATATGACGCAGGAAGGATGCAGGATTACCTTAGAAAAGGAAATGCGGTAGAAAATCTTGCTTCTTCTGAACAAGAAAGCATGTTGGTAACATGGCTACCGGATAGTCTGATTATCGAACAGTCAGGCTTTAATATTGCAAACAAAAACAACTCCACTGTAATAAAATCTGGATCAGACACACGGCTACGCTACAGATTCGATTCTCCCGTAAAAATTGGAGAAGGTGCTATATCGTTCAGAATTCTACCGCAATGGAAAGTCGAGAATGAAAAGTACATGCTGTTAATGGCAAAAGGTCCTAAATGGGACAAAGGATCTGTTTTTCTGGAAATGTCTCCAGAAAAGACACTCAGGGCCCTCTTTTTCAAAGATGGATTCACAGGTATGGTGGAAGGCCAGCCTATCGAATTGTCAAAAAATCAGTGGCACAATATTACGATAGACTGGAACAGAGCGTTCGCTTCTATTTATGTTGATGGCAATATTTACGCAAAAGCCGACCTTCCTGTTCCATTTCAATCTGACTTCAAAACGCTGCACCTAGGTGCAGACCATCAGAACCAGTTCCCCGCTCTCGGTGAATATGACGACCTGATGATATTCGACACACCTCTATCCGCGGAGGATGCACATAAATTGTATACTTCTGGTTCAGGCCGTCCGGCATACTGGTATGATCTTGATTTGCAAGGAAGAAGAAGCAGCACGGAAATGGGTAAAGGATTCAGCTCGGGAGAAGATCAGTTCTTCACTTCCGTAACACCGAAAAGCATAGATAATAAAAACGCGGAAGGAAGTGCGTCTTTCACCTTCACTCCAGATTGGTCCGCTGGCGACAATAAGCAAAGGATGCTCTTAGGTTTTTACGGGAAAGCATGGAACATGGGATCAATGTTTTTAGAGAAAACATCAAAAGATTTTCTGCAACTTATTAGATGGGAAAAAGGAATCCCTACATGCGTGGTTGGGCAGGAAATACCTGACTGGAAACAAAACGAACCCCATAAGATTTCCATCTCATGGAGCAAGGCTGGTATATCTATGACATTGGACGGGAAAACGTTCAGCTCCGCTTGTTCACCAAATTCGGAAGCAGGGTTTGAATCCCTGACAATTGCGAATGATGGTAGCGGAAATATTCCAGCTATGGGACGATTTGAAGATATTAGGATTAATCCATAAATACACTACTAAACAGGAGTTTATCTGCCCTCAGTAAACTTAACTACCATTAGAAGAAATGAGTAATTTGCTAAACTCCGCAAAACCTTTTCCTCCCCGATTGTCAGTCATGTATGTCGGGTGTTTTGTAAAATTTTTAAAGTCCAGTATATTAGCCACCCCAATCGAATTAGGAAAATATGTAAACATAGATTCGTCATTAGGAGAATCACCAATATATACGACTTCATCAATAATTGATTTCAAATCTTCATCAAATATCTCTTTAAACATCAGGTGTGTGGTTGTAAGTTTGCTATAATCTCCACACCAGACGTTAACATGGATTGAACTGATATTACCTTGAAAACCGGCCTCAGTGAATATCTTAAGGACCTTTTCAGCATCTGCTTCAGGCAGTGGAGGCACGTCTTCACGGAAATCTATAGCAAGGTCAGTATCACGGTATGGCTGGTCTGCGGCTAAAGCACAGCCCGGGACGGCATCTAGAGCTTTCTGACACAAAGAATCTAGCCGCATCCTATCTTTTAAACGTGTACCTTTTTCGCGCACATATCTTCGGATCATACGCTTTTCTCCATGGTCATAGCGGAAGTAAAACGCCCCGTTTTCACCGATAATACCTTCTACAGGCCACATGCGGGCCATGTGATCACACCAACCAGCAGAACGCCCTGTGACTGGAACAACTTTTCTGCCACTATCGCGTAGCGCTGCGAGCGCTGCGAACGTTTTAGCCTCTAAGCTTCCGTTGTCCGTAAGAGTGTCATCTATGTCTGTAAGAACATATCTGGTCTTCTGCCGAACGGAAATAGGCATTGTCTCTAAGCTATGCATCTCTCCCACTCCATTATGTATATGTAGCTGTACTATTTTGAATCAGATAAGGTCTTTAGTTGACAATCATAAACATAGTAACCATTATTAATAATAATGAAAACCTCTTTATATTATATTAAGGGTATTAACGTTTATTCTTTCTTTTTTCATATAACAGTCTTCCATGTTATTAGTTAAGCTAATTATGTACCGGTAATTAATGTTTAGTAATTTTCACGGATTTGAGCGAGAAATGTATATGCAACAGAGTGAAAAGCTAGGAAAAGAAGCCACAGCCCGCCAAACTAGAGCTGCGCTTCTACATAGACTTATCATTGAAAGCCCATATCATAAGGGTTTAGAGTGTTATCAGGAAGATATTATCAGAGTGGCGGAAAGCCATGGCCAGATAATTCAGACCCTCGACACTCTGCATGAATTACAGCTTGGTAGATCGTCAGGATTTCGCCAAGAGACAAGCACCCGCCCTTCCTTAAAAATTATTAACGAATTTTTGGAATATATTTTTTTCTCTACTCCTGAAACATACAGGAGAATTTCCGGTGGGGAATAATTCTTATGATGTCTGCGTGATCGGCACTGGAGCCAGTGGGGGAATTCTGGTCAAGACGCTGGTAGATAGCGGATTGAGAGTGATTTCAATCGAGCAGGGAGGAGCTCTGCCAGAAGGGTACTTTGCTAAGCCCGACAACTCTGTGGACAGAAATTTCGATATACACCCAGAAGCTAGCTTCCCAATTGATCCCCATGCCTTCGCTTTTCACAATAAACTATACGCGACTCGAGAACAGCTCTCTTCGTATCCCGACATGCCGAATAGCTTTCGCCAATTTCAAATTTTTGCCATGGATGGCCTCACCAACCTCTGGAATGGAGTGGCCGTTCGTTTCTCCGATGAAGATTTTCGTGATTGGCCCATTTCGTACGAAGATCTCAGCCCACACTACGACGCTGTTGAAAAACTTATTCGAGTTTGCGGAACCTGCGAAGGATTAGAAGAATTGCCGGACGGTGATTTTATTCCTGCAAAGGATCTCCGCCCACCGGATATACTAGTTAGAGATGCCTGCCGGAACATGAAAAATCCTAACCTGCGTGCCATAGCCAATCGCAAAGCAGTTGAAACCCGTCCAGATCGCCTTGACTGCTGCAAAAACACAGGCAGTTGTCTTTCAGGCTGTCCGCATAACTCCGTGTATAAATTTTCCACCCGGTTGCTGCCCGAAATACAAAAGTCGGATAATTTTGAGATTAAACTGCACAGCAAGGCCGTGCGGCTTAATTGTTCTGACAATGGCGCCGTTAATGGATTGGAAATTCTAAACACAAAAACAGGTGTAAAAGAGACCATTTCAGCCAAAACTTATGTATTGGCCACCGGAGCTCTGGAAACGCCTCGTATTTTATTTAATTCCGCCACAGCAAAACACCCCGAGGGACTTGCCAATTCATCACAACTACTCGGTACAGGGCTACAGGATAACCCGAAAGTCCTGCTTACTACCTCTCTATGGAAATTGTGGGGATCACAGAAAAGGTATCTGCAGGGATTCGGAGACCACCTCCTGCTATTGGCGCGACCCAAAACAGCTGAAGGAAAATCTTTTCGTTGCATAGGACAACTGGTGCACCAACTACCGGAAGTACCGCTGTATCTTTCAAAGATGAAATGGTGCCCCGCAAAGATTAAGCCCTGGCTGGCCCGACAGCTGTTCCGAAG
This DNA window, taken from Maridesulfovibrio frigidus DSM 17176, encodes the following:
- a CDS encoding DUF3131 domain-containing protein: MKQQNKLARLLQVTALVTVLFALCGCKLHSRSASSDDIFTFKIASAEPSPRHAVATGSFWEQESPAVLSEKDMNSAKQAWAYFERTIFPETGLPQGAVGSDTLTMHNIAGYLAALTCAKRLEIIDSISFHTRMTKLVTWLNSMQLNSMGTPNTFYNARTGQMIQNNGQQGEDGHSAIDIGRMLIWLRIVRNEYPTHAAAIDRAVLRWNFRRLLDAEGLLYGAYKDNSGQLNSYRQGRLGPLQYAAKGFALWGFNVKASMRTDHYSMVTINGILLPFDNRPIKEAGLPRSQGEPFQIGAVVTGSSLLGGMEMGWTSPVYEMENNLWPEDDTSRQLASASFEVQQSRYEVEGLLTARTDHNLDHPPYFVIDSVFALGEPFATIDKSGKSHPEQACVSTGATFLLWAMFNTPYTDLLMNAVPDMFDSYGGWYAGYYEDSGIANKSISLNDNAAILEALAFVHSGILYRDSTTPGYWELTLKNESFESQGLPPSKFQIEFQPLLPLAKAEPMP
- a CDS encoding DUF3131 domain-containing protein — encoded protein: MRIKFIKLISTVMLLALVISGFSAMFPANSEADFKPAVKQVPRQGPLTPREQKWAETAWDYFKNNVNQQTGLAGAQPNYSPFTMWDLSAHIAAVVAAKELGIIDSKDFDSRIRKIVSWLNVMELFRGDLPNQFYSADNGAMVDWSNQPGALGWSALDLGRLLTWLKILKERYPEYAEQIDKSVMRWNWSKLMDRQGIMFGASYYQRDANNLIHYAEGRLGYEEYAARGFGLWGANTKTASKIDPYSTITIYGVPVPFDARDPENEHAPNFVVTENYVLDGIEHNWDLPGDRNTNVNRHSDPMQAKFAWNVYKAQESRFLNTGILTAKTEDAVDKAPYFIYDTILGQGIPWATLSHEGTPMPELSSLNTKAALGLWVLFKSDYTDLLAEVASTMYEPGKGFYVGRYEKTGKLNHAITLNGNGVILEILLYKTQGKLLKYSDSKSYWDKFFKSNSLPSKALPPWKYQPYITIHKYDP
- a CDS encoding DUF3131 domain-containing protein, which produces MIHRKAAIFLIMLFLLPMQAGCGAIYENIKCGFSSPYDENELVLTQCNILSDRGQLFAEVAWTYFEKNYNTGTGLVNAAENYPYTSVGEIAAYLSAMISAHRMNILDERSFCQRVTKLIEWLNAMELYAGELPNLIYNTNTGRMVGFDMKPGSAGFSALDIGRLLTWLKVLKSEYPLFAEGIDRAVLRWNFCLAISSDDTLRSGRTVNGKTEFIYEGRLGWEAYAARGYELWGLNVRSSVPSPLRYIEIYGYKMPYDPRSSISTGVPVYLTSTPFLLEGMEFGFSDTGMPEGHPTGDDSLERSEIANGVYKIQEERYRREGIMTARSENGVDKPPYAVIGTITAEGKLWPTISRSGEMNYDLAVFSTRAIFGMWSLWDTEYTNFIMAAAACCFFEEGRGWLEGRYEKNWRINRVIVLETNAMVLESLLHKLTGPLVRVTKEPSFIDFYIRKELPMSDYPRCLPGREREDS
- a CDS encoding DUF3131 domain-containing protein, whose protein sequence is MKSFRILTITFAICLMSAISAMAAFDGLGQLVSSPTFAEAVALYKNGKFEPSAMILQDLAENMRGLSPEVSGIVFVMASRAAENSGNARAYESWGMATARFARAGMSWNEVRKNLDQQLEMARLGAAGPAAVGAGQSPGFAGPAVSLPPEAGRMATAWELFGLKNYIRPSTGLRREKTADQIWNNMGDAGQGPVTVIPYSEGVWGQASTNSPQPNLNISGRTNLPIVKKTAVPRNHSSAAAAATIAAANDSTNSKPELNETYRDAARLAWSYFQRNYQSSTGLYNGLDLYSVTTVWEIGSSLAALNAAYELELISGDEFKQRAGLMLQTLSSMDLYNDELPNKLYFAESARMIGEDQKPTSSGIGWVGPDVARLLLWLKKTAILHPEFKPAIENIFNRMRTERLVTNGLIYSMNVYAGKEITTVVNGFGHGSYAAESLKVWGLNAWSSSDYRKTLGYKNMLGVKVPYDKSVKSLLSSKPFVLTLMEFGKTGNEQDKLIRRIYEVQKARYNKTKTITCVSDGRLDRAPWFATSAIIAKNGKKTWQCISPYSDKPINLFWSSTAMAFGWDALYNTAYTRMLIENLSPLSEQGKGFYSGKYDTAGANKAITLETNALILEAAMYRKMSGTITPTPIKNRK